DNA from Streptomyces luteogriseus:
AGCCGTTCTGCAGGTGGACCTGGTCGCCGTACTTCAGCTCGTTCGCCATGCTTGCTTCTCCCCTTGGTCGGCGGAAGGCATACGGACGGTTCCGGCCCGATGGCCAGGTCATCCCCCCGCAGCCATTCGAGTGTCACAGTCCTGCGGCAAGCCCTGACCTGCTCCGGATGCCAAACCGCCCGTGAGGGGGGCGCTGGAGGCGCGGCCGCGCTTCGAGACCACCAGGGGCGCACGGAGCCGCACCATCGTCTGTCCCGAGGCAATCAGGGCCGATCTCGCGGGAGCCGTCTGAAATTCGATAGCTTCTGAACCTGGGCACGCCCGCGCATCCGGCGCACCCGGTGACAGACCAGACTCGTGGAGCGTCCCCCGCCACACCGCCTGGCACCCTTCGCCGCCACGGGTGTCAGAGCGGCTGGGGACTGCTCAAGGCCTTGCCCTGTCGGCCTGTCCGGCCGACAGATTGGGTCTCTAAGAGGTCCTGACAGAAGCTGTTGGTCATGTGACGGTCGGCTTGGTTGCTCGTTGGTCTGGTCGTGGGAAAGAGGGAGTCGCGACCGTGGATCGTCTCGGACGAACTGTGGTTGCTGATTGAGCCGTTGCTGCCTGAGCCGGGTCCGAAGCTGGTCGAGGGCAGACTTCGGGTCCCGGACCTCCAGGCCTTGTGCGGATCCTGTTCGTACTGCACACCGGCATCCAGTGGGAGTACCTGCCGCAGGAGTTGGGCTTCGCCTCAGGGATGACATGCTGGCGGCGCCTGGCCGCCTGGAACGAGGCCGGCGTCTGGGACGAACTGCACTTGGTGCTGTTGGAGAAGCTGCGGGCAGCGAAGAAGCTCGACTGGTCGCGGCCGGTGATCGACTCCTCTCACGTCCGGGCGACCCGCAGAGGCCCAAAAAGCGGTCCCAGCCCGGTCGACCGCGCACGTCCGGGCAGCAAACATCACGTCCTCACCGACGGCCAGGGCATCCCGCTCGCGGTATCGCTGACCGGCGGCAACCGCAACGACGTCACCCAGCTGCTGCCCTTGCTCGACAAGGTCCCGGCAGTGTGTCGAAGGTGGCGAAGCGCCGGGCGAGTTTGCGCTGCAGGAACGGCGAGATGTCCATGCCCGACACCTTGCCTGCCAGAACAGCGCCTGAAACGCCACTGACGAGCGGTGATACCTGTACGAGGCGCCAGATCGGACACCGGGCTACGGCCAAGCACTCATCCGCCGGAAACGCACGCATATCGAATAGGGCCAGAAGTCCGACCACAAAGCTCGGCACGCAGTCGAGTGCGGCATCAATCGCCTCAAAAGGCACCGGGCCGTTGCCACGAGGTACGACTGGCTCGCGGTCCGCTACGAGGCGACCGTCCTCGCCGCGGCCATCAACGAGTGGCTATGACTGATCACGTCACGATGGCGCTGCGTAACAGCGGATGGCCACCGTCTGGTGCGGACTCCACTGCTGCTCGACTGTGGCCATCAGCTCCCAGCCCAGCCGCTCATACAGGGCTGCCGCCGCGGCATCGGATGCGACGACGTCGAGCACCGGATGCAGGCCACGACGCCGTGCTTCCTCCACTGCCTGGCCGATCAGCAGTGCACCGATCTGATGTCCCCTCGCCTGCGGGGCAACGAACAGCCTGCTGACCACGGCGGTCATACCCCGCGTCGCCCCGTTTCGCTCGCTCCACAACTTCGGGGCCAGATCGCCTTCGCCGCCTTGCGACAAACTGACATGCCCGATCAGGCGGCCTTCGAGTTCGGCAACCCAGGAGCCCAGCAGGGGACCGCGTGACAGCCACTCGCCGGGCAGATCCGGCCAGTTCACCGGATAGCCGTCGCGCGCATGGACCTCCGCGAGGACCCGCACGCACTCCTCGACATCGCCATCAGCCCTCTGCCGGACCCAGCGGCTCGGTCTCTCATCCGGCACCCCGAAGCTCTCGATGTTCACACCGGCATAGAAACACAGGCCACAGAGTCACAACCAGACACTTTCGATACAGGCCCTAGGCGGCGTCGTGGATGACGAGCTTGAACTCAGCGAGGGTCAACAGGCGCGGGTTGGCGTCGTTGTGCGTGACACGGAGCGCAACCGGGGTGCCCGGGACAACGAAGACGCCGTGGTTCTTGACGTAGTACTGGCCGCCGGGCGTCGGCGTGCGATGCTCGGTCGCCGTGGTGTCGTTGGGGTGGGGCGTCAGGCCCAGCGGGTCACGGACGTACTGGTCGCGCAGCTCGGTGTAGCCGGCCGTGCCGCTGGCGGACTCCCACTGGATCATCGCGTGCAGGTGTCCCCAGCCGGCTTTGGACGGCCAGATCAGGCCGCTACGGTCGTCTGTTGTCCAGTCACTCACCACGTAGCCGTCCGGCTGGACCGCCTGGTGCATCTCGAATCGGTCCGTCGATTCCGCCGCTCCGAAGGGGAACCGGACGATCGTGTACGTGGCGCCCGGCGAGATCAGCTGAGGTGTATCGACCTTGAGCGAGCAGACCTGCACTCCGGCCGCAACGCCACCATCCGTAGCCATAGTTCAGCATTGCCCGCGGCCGGCCGACGACATGCACGCGCCGATACAGCCCGATCCGCTCACACCGCGACGCAGGTGCATGAGGCAGAGGCAGGTGGTCGCGGTGGGCCTGGCCATCGTCGACTCAGTACTCATCTGCGATCTTGAGTGTGAGGAGGCGGCTCTCATCTGCTTCCTGCGGCACCGTGCACTGCAACCTCTGATGGATCGCTCGCACCGCGTTCGCGTACGCGTCGGCTCGATCCCCGTTGCTGATTGCTGCCCCATGCCCGGTGAGCTGCTCGAGCACCTCAGGCCGCGTGCCGTATTCATGGTCCGGGAAGAGCGGATCGAAGGATGAGAGGATCTCGCCGTCCTCAGCGTAGGAGATCCAGCAGGAGCCCGACTCCCTGTCCCGCAGCGAGAGAGCCACCGTCTCCCGGGACACCGACTTCACCATGTCGTCTGCCGCCAGATAGGAGCCCTCGGATTCGATCACGAGTGACCAGCCATCGTGTTCGCCGGCCCTAAGGACGGGGCCGTCACTGGCGAGGACTCCGCTGTCTTGCAGCTGATCCAACGTCACGTCGGGCACGTCGTCCTCGTCGATGTCCTCGCCGAGGGCCTCAGTGTGAGCGGTCTCGGTGCGGGGCAAAGCGACGAGGTGGAGGCCTTCGCCTCCTACACGGCCAAAAGTTCCGCGGGTGCGACGCCCTTTGCGAGGACGGCGCAATAACCGAGCTGGTAGAGCTGGCGGTTCGGGAAGATGTCACTGGTCACTGTGCTGCCCCGTCGGGTTCCTTGTCACGGCTTCAGCCGTCGCTGGCCGGCCCGCCTTGCCGGCTGCGGCCGCCCAGCAACGCGGGATACGGCAATTGCAGGTTGCATTCTGCGTCGACCCAGCATCCGTCATCACCAAGGAGTCGCTGAGCCTTGGTGAACCGCCCAGGTCGCCGCCGACTCCTTCGTTCTGGTTCTTGGGCATGCTGGCACAGGCGCACTTGCCGTTCGCCGGCGCATCTTGCCCTGCTTCAGGCCGGGCCAGGTGAGCGAGGTAGCTGGGCTTCGGCTCGCGACAGACCTGCTGGCGACGCTTGCGGACTGGAGACACCGCTCACCGTCGTCATCGACGGCGTAGACCTGCTCGTACTCCAAGACCTCCAGGCGGGCAGCGGTGACGTACTCGTACTCCAGGCAGACTGCGCTGACGCACACGCGCTCCAAGGCCTCCAGGCAGGCGGCGATCTGGTCGCCACGCCGGAAGGTCCAGCGGATCAGCCCGTGTGGCATCCC
Protein-coding regions in this window:
- a CDS encoding GNAT family N-acetyltransferase, with amino-acid sequence MRVLAEVHARDGYPVNWPDLPGEWLSRGPLLGSWVAELEGRLIGHVSLSQGGEGDLAPKLWSERNGATRGMTAVVSRLFVAPQARGHQIGALLIGQAVEEARRRGLHPVLDVVASDAAAAALYERLGWELMATVEQQWSPHQTVAIRCYAAPS
- a CDS encoding DUF6461 domain-containing protein produces the protein MPRTETAHTEALGEDIDEDDVPDVTLDQLQDSGVLASDGPVLRAGEHDGWSLVIESEGSYLAADDMVKSVSRETVALSLRDRESGSCWISYAEDGEILSSFDPLFPDHEYGTRPEVLEQLTGHGAAISNGDRADAYANAVRAIHQRLQCTVPQEADESRLLTLKIADEY